The following coding sequences lie in one Brettanomyces bruxellensis chromosome 6, complete sequence genomic window:
- the ILS1 gene encoding isoleucine--tRNA ligase (BUSCO:EOG0926092K), translated as MAEKVTNKEDPKPSEGHGFSFPKQEENIINFWNEIDAFHRSLELTKGMKPYAFYDGPPFATGTPHYGHILQSSIKDIVPRYETMNGHYVERRFGWDTHGVPVEHIIDKKLGITCKQDVMDMGIDKYNAECRSIVMRYSGEWRKTIGRLGRWIDFDNDYKTLYPTFMESEWWAFKKLYEKGQVYRGVRVMPYSTGVTTALSNFEAQLNYKMVNDPAITIGFPLLDDPDTVLVAWTTTPWTLPSNLALAVNPEFVYTKIYDEDAKKTYILLEKLVGALYKKPKKAHYKVTGTIKGSELVGLKYKPLFNYFYDQFKDRAFHVIGADYVSDESGTGIVHEAPAFGEEDFNACTKSNIISGEVHPPNPVDDDGKFTADVSDFEGVYVKDADKLIIKRLTNDGRILRATQINHSYPFCWRSDTPLLYRTVPAWFVRVQNIVPQMLDNIAKTQWVPSTIKEKRFGNWIANARDWNVSRNRYWGTPIPLWVSDDFKEIVCVGSIGELEELSGVKNISDIHRDKIDNITIPSKQGKGQLHRIEEVFDCWFESGSMPYASKHYPFENKENFRDSFPADFISEGLDQTRGWFYTLTVLGTHLFGTAPYKNVIVDGIVLAADGKKMSKRLKNYPDPNIILNKYGADALRLYLINSPVLRAETLKFKESGVKEVVSKVLLPWWNSYKFLEGQIALFKKTNGIDFMFDPELRSKNVMDKWILASIQSLIKFIHQEMTGYRLYTVVPKLLDLIDQLTNWYIRFNRQRLKGENGVDDARHALNTLTEALFTLVRAMAPFTPFLSDNIYRRLKVLFKPETLKNYQLGDDDRSVHFLYYPQVDESLFDDDIERAVGRMQTIIELGRTIREKKMISLKTPLKTMVVLHSDPQFLSDIESLKKYIISELNVRELIITSDEDKYGVEYRAVADWPVLGKKLKRDVKKVKNALPGLTSQSVKDYLKEGKINVAGIDLVEGDLHVLRGLPETAVSGGHEARSQGDILVILDTNLYPELQAEGIARELVNRIQKLRKKAGLKQTDDVLIQYNLKKDTLDLEDAIEKHSDMLLKCSGHPLRKYDEVADASKIIAEEDAQINDTTIALRLLKL; from the coding sequence ATGGCAGAAAAAGTGACTAACAAGGAAGACCCAAAACCTTCTGAAGGTCAtggcttttctttccctaaacaggaagaaaatatcatcaactttTGGAACGAAATCGATGCTTTCCACAGATCGCTGGAGCTTACGAAAGGAATGAAACCATACGCTTTCTATGATGGCCCACCTTTTGCAACAGGTACTCCTCACTATGGTCATATCTTGCAATCCTCTATTAAAGATATTGTTCCAAGATATGAGACAATGAATGGCCATTATGTTGAAAGAAGGTTCGGATGGGATACTCACGGTGTTCCAGTCGAACATATTATTGACAAGAAACTTGGCATTACTTGCAAGCAGGATGTCATGGATATGGGTATTGATAAATACAATGCCGAGTGTAGAAGTATTGTTATGAGATATTCTGGAGAATGGAGAAAGACCATTGGACGTCTTGGTCGTTGGATCGACTTTGATAACGATTACAAGACGTTATATCCAACATTTATGGAATCCGAGTGGTGGGCATTCAAGAAATTGTACGAGAAGGGACAAGTTTATCGTGGCGTTAGAGTGATGCCATACTCCACTGGTGTCACTACCGCATTATCTAACTTTGAGGCTCAGTTGAACTATAAAATGGTTAACGACCCTGCTATTACCATCGGCTTTCCCTTATTGGATGACCCAGACACTGTTCTTGTTGCGTGGACCACTACTCCCTGGACCTTGCCTTCGAATTTGGCACTTGCAGTTAATCCTGAATTCGTTTACACGAAGATTTATGATGAGGATGCTAAAAAGACGTACATTTTATTGGAAAAACTTGTTGGTGCCCTATACAAGAAACCAAAGAAAGCACATTACAAGGTTACTGGAACAATCAAGGGTTCTGAATTAGTTGGATTGAAGTACAAACCATTATTCAACTATTTCTACGACCAGTTCAAGGATAGAGCTTTTCATGTTATTGGTGCTGATTACGTTTCTGACGAATCCGGTACCGGTATTGTTCACGAGGCTCCTGCATTTGGTGAAGAGGATTTCAACGCATGTACCAAGAGTAACATTATTTCTGGCGAGGTTCATCCCCCAAACCCGGTTGATGATGACGGTAAGTTTACTGCTGATGTCTCTGATTTCGAGGGTGTTTACGTTAAGGATGCTGACAAATTGATCATTAAACGGTTGACGAATGATGGCAGAATTTTGAGAGCTACTCAGATTAACCATAGTTATCCATTCTGCTGGAGATCTGACACTCCATTGTTGTACCGTACAGTTCCTGCCTGGTTTGTTCGTGTTCAGAACATTGTTCCTCAGATGCTCGATAACATTGCAAAGACCCAGTGGGTGCCAAGTACCATCAAGGAGAAGCGTTTCGGTAACTGGATTGCCAATGCACGTGATTGGAATGTTTCTCGTAACCGTTATTGGGGTACGCCTATTCCATTATGGGTGTCTGACGATTTCAAGGAAATTGTCTGTGTTGGATCCATTGGCGAGCTTGAAGAGTTATCCGGCGTGAAAAACATTTCGGATATTCACAGAGACAAGATTGATAACATTACCATCCCATCAAAGCAGGGCAAGGGACAGTTGCACAGAATTGAAGAGGTGTTTGACTGTTGGTTCGAATCAGGTTCTATGCCATATGCCTCGAAGCACTATCCCTTTGAAAACAAGGAGAACTTCCGCGACTCATTCCCAGCTGACTTTATTTCCGAAGGTTTGGACCAGACCAGAGGCTGGTTCTACACTTTGACTGTTTTGGGTACTCATCTATTTGGTACTGCTCCTTACAAGAACGTTATTGTTGATGGTATTGTTCTCGCTGCTGATGGTAAGAAGATGTCCAAGAGATTAAAAAATTATCCAGATCCAAACATTATTTTGAACAAGTATGGTGCGGATGCCCTTAGATTGTACTTGATCAACTCTCCCGTTTTGCGTGCAGAGACACTTAAATTCAAGGAGTCTGGTGTTAAGGAAGTTGTTTCTAAGGTTCTTCTTCCATGGTGGAACTCATACAAATTCCTTGAAGGGCAGATTGCACTATTCAAGAAGACAAATGGCATTGACTTCATGTTTGACCCAGAATTGCGTTCTAAGAACGTTATGGACAAGTGGATTCTTGCATCCATTCAGTCTTTGATTAAGTTCATTCACCAGGAGATGACTGGCTACAGATTGTACACTGTTGTGCCGAAATTGTTGGATTTAATCGACCAGTTGACCAACTGGTACATCAGATTCAACAGACAGAGATTAAAGGGTGAAAATGGTGTTGATGATGCTCGTCATGCATTAAACACTTTGACAGAAGCATTATTCACCCTCGTGAGGGCAATGGCACCATTCACTCCATTTTTGTCAGATAACATTTACCGTAGATTAAAGGTTCTATTTAAGCCAGAAACCTTGAAGAACTATCAGCTTGGTGATGATGACCGCTCAGTCCACTTCCTTTACTATCCTCAAGTTGATGAATCATTGTTTGACGATGATATTGAGAGGGCAGTTGGTCGGATGCAAACCATCATTGAATTAGGAAGAACCAtcagagaaaagaagatgatttctttgaaaactCCTTTGAAGACAATGGTTGTTCTTCACAGCGACCCACAATTCTTGTCTGACATTGAATCATTGAAGAAGTACATCATCAGTGAATTGAACGTGCGTGAATTGATCATTACATCTGATGAGGATAAATATGGCGTTGAGTACCGTGCTGTTGCTGACTGGCCTGTTCTTggaaagaagttgaagagagATGTCAAGAAGGTTAAAAATGCACTTCCAGGCTTGACCTCACAATCTGTCAAGGACTACTTgaaagaaggtaaaatTAATGTTGCTGGCATTGATCTTGTTGAGGGCGATTTGCATGTTTTACGTGGATTACCAGAAACTGCCGTTTCTGGAGGCCATGAAGCTCGCTCTCAGGGAGACATACTTGTTATTCTAGACACAAACTTGTATCCTGAGTTACAGGCTGAAGGTATTGCCAGAGAGCTTGTTAACAGAATCCAGAAGTTGAGAAAGAAGGCTGGATTGAAACAAACTGATGATGTGTTGATTCAATACAACCTTAAGAAAGACACTCTTGATTTGGAGGATGCTATTGAAAAGCACTCAGATATGCTCTTGAAGTGTTCAGGACATCCATTACGGAAATATGATGAAGTTGCGGATGCTTCCAAGATCATTGCTGAGGAGGATGCTCAGATCAATGATACGACCATTGCTTTACGTCTATTGAAATTATGA